Proteins from one Embleya scabrispora genomic window:
- a CDS encoding helix-turn-helix domain-containing protein, with protein MSAEHPARAPSIAPVVSLTQQTSPAAAVKVLGATLRKLRLDNGRGLKDAAEAIRASMSKISRLERGESPPRPRDVFDLVRYYGVRDEESLSEIEELLKKALERAWWSHYSDVMPGWLARLIGMEDSATKIDTYEVHVVPGLLQVPEYIRAVVRSGLPRAAPEEVERRIELRLQRQALLADEHRPDLTALLDEGILRRPVGGPAVMAAQMRHLLAESARERINIRVVRFDRAAGVAPPSPMTYLRFASGGPSEMVYLEQANSATYLSRRADIDAYREILLRLWAAAENRASSEGMLRDAERHFTAAAES; from the coding sequence ATGTCCGCCGAACACCCGGCCCGTGCGCCGTCGATCGCACCGGTGGTGTCCCTCACCCAGCAGACCAGTCCGGCCGCGGCCGTCAAGGTGCTCGGCGCGACGCTGCGCAAGTTGCGGCTGGACAACGGCCGGGGGCTGAAGGACGCGGCCGAGGCGATCCGGGCGTCGATGTCCAAGATCAGCCGACTGGAGCGCGGCGAGAGCCCGCCGCGCCCGCGGGACGTCTTCGACCTGGTCCGCTACTACGGCGTCCGGGACGAGGAATCCCTCTCCGAGATAGAGGAGTTGCTGAAGAAGGCGCTGGAGCGGGCCTGGTGGAGCCACTACAGCGATGTGATGCCGGGCTGGCTGGCCCGGCTGATCGGGATGGAGGACTCGGCGACCAAGATCGACACCTACGAGGTGCACGTGGTGCCCGGCCTGCTCCAGGTGCCCGAGTACATCCGCGCCGTGGTGCGCTCCGGCCTGCCCCGCGCCGCGCCCGAGGAGGTCGAACGGCGCATCGAACTGCGGCTCCAGCGCCAGGCGTTGCTCGCGGACGAGCACCGCCCGGATCTGACCGCGCTGCTGGACGAGGGCATCCTGCGCCGACCCGTCGGGGGCCCGGCGGTGATGGCCGCGCAGATGCGGCACCTGTTGGCCGAGTCGGCGCGGGAGCGGATCAACATCCGCGTGGTGCGCTTCGATCGCGCCGCCGGTGTCGCCCCGCCGTCGCCGATGACCTATCTCCGCTTCGCCTCGGGCGGCCCGAGCGAGATGGTCTACCTGGAGCAGGCCAACAGCGCGACGTACCTGAGCAGGCGCGCGGACATCGACGCCTATCGGGAGATCCTGCTCCGCCTGTGGGCGGCGGCCGAGAATCGGGCCTCCAGCGAAGGTATGTTGCGCGACGCCGAACGCCACTTCACCGCGGCCGCCGAAAGCTGA
- a CDS encoding SAM-dependent methyltransferase — protein MGNADGPMPEIDVDTPSAARMYDWYLGGTDNYPADREACEKLLEIVPSTRELALNNRAFLRRVVRVLAAEYGVRQFLDHGSGLPTRDNVHQVAQRVDPASRVVYVDNDPIVLAHGRMLLEENENTAVVQADMTDTDGIFGRPEVQRLIRPDEPVAALFVSVLHCLPESAGPGAMIRRVADRLPPGSFMVICQLVSEDPAIRDGVSDFMAQATGGNWGRVRDRAQVDGYFTGLTVLDPGLVEVSTWRPDSQVAARQQTEEWIEYGGLARVS, from the coding sequence ATGGGGAACGCGGACGGACCGATGCCCGAGATCGACGTGGACACACCGAGTGCCGCACGGATGTACGACTGGTATCTCGGCGGCACCGACAACTACCCGGCCGATCGCGAGGCATGCGAGAAACTGCTCGAGATCGTGCCCAGCACGCGCGAGCTGGCACTGAACAACCGGGCGTTCCTGCGCCGCGTGGTCCGGGTGCTGGCCGCCGAGTACGGGGTACGGCAGTTCCTGGACCACGGATCCGGGCTGCCCACCCGGGACAACGTGCATCAGGTGGCGCAGCGCGTGGACCCCGCGTCCCGGGTGGTCTACGTCGACAACGACCCCATCGTGCTGGCGCACGGTCGGATGTTGCTGGAGGAGAACGAGAACACCGCCGTCGTCCAGGCCGACATGACCGACACCGACGGCATCTTCGGGCGCCCCGAGGTCCAGCGGCTGATCCGGCCGGACGAACCGGTCGCGGCGCTGTTCGTCTCGGTCCTGCACTGCCTGCCCGAGTCCGCCGGGCCGGGGGCGATGATTCGCCGGGTCGCCGACCGGCTGCCGCCGGGCAGCTTCATGGTGATCTGCCAACTGGTCAGCGAGGACCCGGCGATCCGGGACGGGGTGAGCGACTTCATGGCCCAGGCCACCGGCGGCAACTGGGGTCGGGTACGCGATCGTGCCCAGGTGGACGGCTACTTCACCGGGCTGACCGTTCTCGACCCCGGGCTGGTGGAAGTCTCCACGTGGCGCCCCGACTCGCAGGTCGCCGCGCGCCAACAGACCGAGGAGTGGATCGAGTACGGCGGCCTGGCCCGGGTGAGCTGA
- a CDS encoding DUF397 domain-containing protein yields MRAGNGDAADSFGSVTWVKSSASTAEGNCVEVALLPGGAIAVRDSRRARGPALVYSRASLAGFVGNTGLGGCAGPIG; encoded by the coding sequence ATGCGTGCCGGCAACGGGGATGCGGCGGACTCGTTCGGGTCGGTGACCTGGGTGAAGAGCAGTGCGAGTACGGCCGAGGGCAACTGTGTGGAGGTGGCGCTGCTGCCCGGCGGCGCGATCGCGGTCCGCGACTCGCGGCGGGCGCGGGGACCGGCCCTGGTCTACTCCCGGGCGAGCCTGGCCGGCTTCGTCGGGAACACCGGACTCGGGGGGTGCGCCGGGCCGATCGGCTGA